The region GAAAGTATAAATATTAAAAACGCTTAAGATCTACTCTTAAGCGTTTTTTTATTGATTTATACATGTCACGTCTTATCGGCGCACAACGGTAGGGGTATAAAACTTTATGCCCACATAAAGCATCGTTAGATGTTTTCTTTCAACAAGATGCGGATTGTGGTTACTATAATTTATACATAAAAAAAATCGCCTAAGAACTAACTTAAGCGATTTATATTACATAGTATTTAAGACTATTTAATCTCTTCTGATGTGAATCCTAACTTCACAGTTGGGAATTTACTTTGTGTCATTTGGATAGAGAATTCGCTATCTGCTAAGAACACTAATTGGCCTGATTTATCGAAGGCTAAGAATTTCTGTTTAATACGTTTAAATTCTTTAAACTCTTCGTTTTTAGGATCTTCTGGACGTACCCAACATGCTTTATATGCAGGGAAGTTCTCATACGTACATTTCGCTCCATACTCATGCTCTAAACGGTATTGGATAACCTCATACTGAAGTGCACCTACAGTTCCGATTACTTTACGACCATTCATTTCAAGCGTAAATAACTGTGCTACCCCTTCATCCATAAGCTGGTCGATACCTTTCTCTAATTGTTTAGATTTCATAGGATCAGCGTTATTGATATAACGGAAGTGCTCAGGTGAGAAGCTTGGTATACCTGTGAATTGCATTACTTCTCCTTCAGTCAGTGTATCACCGATCTTGAAGTTACCAGTATCATGCAGACCTACGATATCTCCTGCATAAGAGATATCTACAATTTCTTTTCTCTCTGCAAAGAAAGCATTTGGACTAGAGAACTTAAGTTTTTTACCTTGTCTTACATGTAAGTAAGGTGTATTTCGTTCAAATGTACCAGATACAATCTTGATAAACGCTAAACGGTCTCTGTGTTTAGGATCCATATTTGCGTGAATCTTAAATACGAATCCTGAAAAGGCATTTTCTTTAGGATCGATTACTCTAGTAGAAGATTCTTTAGGTCGTGGAGATGGAGCTATTTGAACGAAACAATCTAATAGTTCACGTACACCGAAGTTGTTCAAGGCAGAACCAAAAAACACAGGTTGTAAGTGACCACTTAAATACTCTTCTCTATCAAATTCAGGATATATTCCTTCTATTATTTCTAACTCATCGCGTAATGTAGCAGCAGGTTTTGCTCCAACAATACTATCTAATTCAGGAGAGTTCAAGTCAGAGATACTAATGGTCTCATCAATATTCTTACGACTGTCCTCACTAAATAAGTTAATATTCTTTTCCCAAATGTTATAGATACCTTTAAAGTCATACCCCATACCGATAGGGAAACTTAAAGGAGTTACTCTTAGTTGTAATTTTTGTTCTACTTCGTCCATAAGTTCGAAAGCATCACGTCCTTCACGGTCAAGTTTATTGATAAACACGATCATGGGAATGTTGCGCATTCTACATACTTCGACTAGTTTTTCGGTTTGCTCTTCGACCCCTTTAGCTACGTCAATCACTACGATAACGCTATCTACAGCAGTAAGTGTTCTGAAAGTATCTTCAGCGAAGTCCTTGTGACCAGGTGTATCAAGGATGTTAATCTTTTTATCTTTATAGTTAAATGCAAGAACTGAAGTCGCAACAGAAATACCACGTTGGCGTTCAATCTCCATAAAATCGGAAGTAGCTCCTTTCTTAATCTTATTGTTTTTTACTGCACCAGCTTCTTGAATAGCTCCACCGAAAAGAAGTAACTTTTCAGTCAATGTTGTTTTACCAGCATCAGGGTGAGCAATTACACCAAATGTACGTCTACGATCTATTTCCTTTAAAAAACTCATTATTAAAAATTTTGAGGTACAAAAGTACTTATATTTTGTGGAATTAAAAGGCGTTTTTTTAATTATAAGGTTACACTGTAAATAGTTGAATTATCTATGAATATACAATAGACAGTTAAGCGAAAAGTGATTTTATAAAATAAATATGAATGAATGATTTGAATATATTGCAGAGGTAGCGAAAGGAGACTGGAGCGCAAATGTGTTGTGGTATATAGCTAACAATGCTTGTGGGATAAGATAAAAGACAAGTAAAATGAATATCAATTACAATATTTATTGAAGTGAGTAGTTATTTATCCTAGTATTGTTTAAAACAATATTACCAATACTTCGTTAATAGATAGTTTTATTTTATCAAAGTATTTGTATTATTGTGAGTTGTATTTAATCTTTGGAATATATAAAAAGTGAGTACTCTTCGTTTTTGCTTTAGCAATACATATAAAATAAGTATTTTTGGAGAATGGTTGATCAAGATAAAATATAGATATGAGAAAAAATCGTTTGACAAGAGTTTTTTTGTTGGGATCAGTGTTTTTAACTGTGGTAGCTTCTTGTAATAATATTGGTTCTTCTACGTCTAAGGATGGTGCAGCGGCAAGAGTGAATGATGTATATTTGGATACAGACGAGATACAAGGGTTAGTACCTTCTAATGCAGATAAGAAAGATAGTTTAGCTATTGTTACTCGATATATAGATAAGTGGGCAACAAAGAAATTACTGATTGAAGCAGCTGAGTTTAATTTGTCTAAAGATAAGAAAGAAGAGATAGATAAGTTAGTAGAACAGTTTAAAAGTGACTTGTTAATTAAAGATTATTTAGAGAAATTAGTACAAAAGAATATTGATACTCTTATAAATGATAGGGATTTAAAAGTATACTATGACAAGTATAAAAACAACTTCTTAGTAGAGGATATGTTGGTAAAGATGTCTTATGCTAATGTTCTTAAAGATAACAGTAATTATTCAACAGTTAGAAAGTACTTTATATCTTCTAAAAGAGAAGATCACGATAGATTAGAATCAATGTCTTTACACATGAAATCATATGCGTTAAATGACTCTATATGGGTGGATGTAAGGCAAATATATGATAAACTACCTTTTTTGAATGGTGGTAATAAAGATAATTACTTAAAAAACAATAGCTTTTTTGAGGTAGAAGAAGAAAATAGTACTTATTTTGTAAAAGTGAACAAAGTATTAAGTCGAGGAAGTGTTATTCCTTTTGATTATTTAAAAAAGTCATTAAAGATGATGGTCATTAATGATAGAAAGATGGAGTTATTAAAACAATACGAAGAAGATATTTTAAAGGATGCTAAAAAAAATAAAAGGTATGAAGTTTTTTAATAAAGGGATAATGTTAGCTTTAGGGTTAGCTCTTTCTTTTGTAGGGTTTGCACAAGGGCAGACAAAACACGGTAGAAAAATAGATGGAGTAGTTGGAGTAGTTGGAGATTACATTATCTTGGAATCAGAGATTGATAAAACGCTGATAGAATTAAAAGCGCAGCGTATTCCGGTAGGAGATTTGTCGAAATGTGATTTATTTGAGAAACTATTAGAAGATAAACTTTTTGCGCATCAAGCTGTGCAAGATAGTTTAGAGGTAAGTGATGCTGAAGTTACTAGTTATATGAACGAACAAATAAACCGCATGGTTGAAGATGTTGGTTCTATGGATAAAATTATTCAATTTTATAACAAGAAAAACGAAGAAGAGTTACGCGAAACTTTATTTGAGATAGTAAAACAGAATAAATTAACTCAAAATATGCAACAGCATATTGTAGAGAAGGTAACGATCACTCCAGAAGAGGTGCGTACATTTTATAATGAAATACCTAAAGATCAATTGCCAAATGTAGGTGATGAGGTTGAAATAGCTGAGATTATTATTAAACCAGAAATTTCGAAAGAACAAAAACAAAAGGTGATTGACCGACTTAATGACATGAAGAAGGATGTGCTAGTAAATGGAGCAAGCTTCTTTAGTAAAGCTGTATTGTTCTCTGATGATAGAGGTTCTGCTAGTAATGGAGGTTTTATTTCTTTTACTAAAAAAGATCCTTTAGCTAAAGAGTTTAAAGAAACTGCTTTTAATATGGCAGAAGGAGAGATCTCAGAACCATTCGAAACAGACTTTGGTATTCATATTATATATTTAGAAAAAGTCAGAGGTAAGCACTTAGATGTTAGACATATTCTATTAGTACCAAAACCTACAGAAGAAGCAGTGGCTGAGGCAAAAAAGAAAGTAGAAAGTATACGTGAAAAGATAGTCAATAAAGAAATCACTTTTGCAGAAGCAGCAGCTAGTTCTTCGGATGATAAAGACACTAAGTTAAACGGTGGTGTGATGAAAGACCCTAGATCTTTAGATCCTCGTTTTGAGTTAAATAATATGGAGGATAGAGAACTTTATTTTTTAGTCTCTAATCTAAAAGAAGGAGAAGTTTCTCAACCAGCTCTAAAGAATGATATGTTTAAACAGCAAAAGTATTACCGTATTGTTACAGTTAATAAGAAGTATCCAGAGCATAAAATTGATTTTTCAGAGGATTATACTAAAGTTAAGAATATGGCTTTGAATAAAAAACAAGGTCAAGAAGTAGAAAAATGGGTATCAATTAAAGTAAAAGATGCTTATATTAACATTCAAGGTGAATTTCGCGATTGTAAATTCCGTAATAATTGGCTGAAAAAATAAGAATATAATAATCTGAAAGATTGAAAACGACATTTTAGCAATAAGCTAGAATGTCGTTTTTTTTATGTTTATAGACTATTTGTTGCAATATGATATTTTAAGCATTAAAAAATAAATAATTTCAAAATATGGAGGTCTGTTTATTAAAATTATTGAGTTTTATTCAGTGAAGTAGAATGTTTATAAATAATATTTTTTGTATTTGAGGGAAACATTAAAAATTTTTGAATATTAATTAGTTTGATTAAATTTGTAGTGACAAAAATTCAAAGTAAATACTTGTTCTAAAGTTATTAATGACATTGATAACTTTATCAGGTAGTTACTTAGAAATGAACTAATACAAATAACATGTATAGGTTGATTAAGGTTTAGCCGTCAGCCTTTTATTAAATAGACATTAACTATGAGCCTTTACAAGGATTACATCAACGAGATTGAAGAAAGAAAAAATCAAGGACTTAACCCTAAGCCTATTGATGGTGCTGAATTACTAAGTGAAGTTATAGCACAAGTAAAAGATACAGAGAATGAATACCGCGAGGATTCTCTTAAGCTTTTTATTTACAATGTTTTGCCTGGTACTACAAGTGCTGCTGGTGTTAAAGCAAAGTTTTTAAAAGAAATCATCTTAGGTGAAGTTGTAGTAAAAGAGATTACTCC is a window of Myroides oncorhynchi DNA encoding:
- a CDS encoding peptide chain release factor 3, which gives rise to MSFLKEIDRRRTFGVIAHPDAGKTTLTEKLLLFGGAIQEAGAVKNNKIKKGATSDFMEIERQRGISVATSVLAFNYKDKKINILDTPGHKDFAEDTFRTLTAVDSVIVVIDVAKGVEEQTEKLVEVCRMRNIPMIVFINKLDREGRDAFELMDEVEQKLQLRVTPLSFPIGMGYDFKGIYNIWEKNINLFSEDSRKNIDETISISDLNSPELDSIVGAKPAATLRDELEIIEGIYPEFDREEYLSGHLQPVFFGSALNNFGVRELLDCFVQIAPSPRPKESSTRVIDPKENAFSGFVFKIHANMDPKHRDRLAFIKIVSGTFERNTPYLHVRQGKKLKFSSPNAFFAERKEIVDISYAGDIVGLHDTGNFKIGDTLTEGEVMQFTGIPSFSPEHFRYINNADPMKSKQLEKGIDQLMDEGVAQLFTLEMNGRKVIGTVGALQYEVIQYRLEHEYGAKCTYENFPAYKACWVRPEDPKNEEFKEFKRIKQKFLAFDKSGQLVFLADSEFSIQMTQSKFPTVKLGFTSEEIK
- a CDS encoding peptidylprolyl isomerase, with the protein product MKFFNKGIMLALGLALSFVGFAQGQTKHGRKIDGVVGVVGDYIILESEIDKTLIELKAQRIPVGDLSKCDLFEKLLEDKLFAHQAVQDSLEVSDAEVTSYMNEQINRMVEDVGSMDKIIQFYNKKNEEELRETLFEIVKQNKLTQNMQQHIVEKVTITPEEVRTFYNEIPKDQLPNVGDEVEIAEIIIKPEISKEQKQKVIDRLNDMKKDVLVNGASFFSKAVLFSDDRGSASNGGFISFTKKDPLAKEFKETAFNMAEGEISEPFETDFGIHIIYLEKVRGKHLDVRHILLVPKPTEEAVAEAKKKVESIREKIVNKEITFAEAAASSSDDKDTKLNGGVMKDPRSLDPRFELNNMEDRELYFLVSNLKEGEVSQPALKNDMFKQQKYYRIVTVNKKYPEHKIDFSEDYTKVKNMALNKKQGQEVEKWVSIKVKDAYINIQGEFRDCKFRNNWLKK